TGAGTGAGTCATCTTTATCTGAATTGATTCGTAACATAAACTGACCTTTAACCCTTAGTGTTGTGGTATACTCCCTCTGAACTGGCAAAAAGAATGGGTTTCTACCACTCTGCGCGAGCAGTCGGTGGTATGATGTCTGGAGCCCTCCAGGTTGCAATCCTGAACACTCTTGATGGACACAGTGGCCTCCCTGGTTGGCGGTAAGAATGGTCTCTTGCAAAGAATGGACATCAACTAATGACGGTGCTGCAGATGgcttttcatcatcaacgctATCATGACTGTCGTgcttggcttcttcggcTACGTCATGCTCCCCGACACCCCGAACAAGCCAAACCCCTGGGCCAAGTGGTGGTTCAATGATACTCATGCGCAGATTGCCATGAAGAGACTTGAACGACATGGACGGTCTGAATCCAAAAAGATTACCTGGGCAGCATCGAAGTAAGCATGGTCCCTTGCAGGACACCCGCCCCTAGCTAACGGAATTGTGTAGGCGAGCTGCTCGGATGTGGATCACGTACTACATCCCCGCCTACTGGGTGGTCAGCGGAATGAGTGCCGGAGCACTGGGATACTTCAATGTCTTCCTCCGATCACTGATGGACAGCCAGGGCCAACCCGCCTGGACAAAGACGCAGGTCAATGCTATTCCCATTGGTGGAGGCGCTATCCAAGTTGTCTTCAGTAAGTGAATCCCCTCACACAGGGAGCCTCTTCTGACTCGGGATCAAGTTTGGTTTTGGTGTATTCTGTCAGATCTTCTGCAGGTTCGATGGCAGCTCATTGTCACCCAGAGTAAGTGATCGCCTTCAATGCTTCCAACTGGGATGCACTAACACAGTTAGGTGCCATTGGCCTCATcccagccatcatcatgacgaTTTGGACACGGAACCCCGACAGTGTACCTCTGAGTGCAGCTTACGCGAGCTACTTCATGACTTACATGGTCCAAGCCTCGGGCCTTATTCTTCTGGCCTGGTTTACAGACATGTGAGTTTCTTGGCGCTGtgcccttgatgttgatcaAGTTTCTAATATCCGCGAACAACAGGTTCCCAGGAGAGCCCGAGGCTCGTGCCCTGATCGTTGGAATCTCGGTCGTCGCTATCTACGCAGTCGACGCTGGCAGCCAAGTATCAGTTTGGCCAGCGACCCAAGCACCGTACTGTAAGTATTTTCATGCACATGTTCTGCCAGCGAGATGCCATAGATAAGCGCTAATCCTTCTCACCAGACAAAACGGGTTGGGTTGTCATGCTCTCTATGTGGACAGCaggcatcatcctcatcgtaACTCTGCACTTCATCGACAAACGATATGTCACGTTCGTATTTCCCCAATCACTGACCGGTTGACAACGATGCCTAACAAATCATCACACAGTCCAAAGCGGATCGCCACTTCCGAGCCCATCCAGACCGTAGAGTATGAGAATGACTCAGCTGGGTCCGATAAGAACGAGAAACGTGTTCAAGTCAGCAGCTTGGCATAGGAAGGGTGTAGATGCATCATTTAGGCCTGGAATGATGGCTGTATGTTAGAGGCGACGACGAATGGCGGACCGGAGTGTCTGAAGTGCAAGAGCAAATGATCAACTAGTGAAAACATCTCAGGGCGCCTCTAACCTAAGCCCACACTTGCCTCCATTCTTTCTCTCTTGACCCCGAATTTTCAATGCCTCCAAAGCCAAGCATCTTGGCCCTTGTCTCGTAAAGAACCGTGAAGTAGCATCACAAGACTCGCCGTTGAACGTTCCATCAGCACCTAGCAAAGTAAGGGCATGCAGATATTATTAGTAGCCACTACCTGATGACGAGTCACAGCTCGTTGCTACAAACAAACCCCAATGCCACAGCCCGACCCCTCAGTATCCTCCGAACCTATCCTCCACCCATATCCATCCCTCAAGTCGCCAGTAAAGTCTGGCATCGTCCGGTATCGTCCCTTAAAGGATATCAACACAGTTGGCAAGGGCGATGTTGATCAAAGTGCCCTGATAATGTTAGATAAGAACCAGCTGAGGCGTGGTGAACAGTAACTTACGGTAGCAGCTCCAGTGTTGCAGCAGTAGGCGTTTCCGCCCTTGCAATCATCTCCAAGAATCTGGACAGCGC
This region of Fusarium keratoplasticum isolate Fu6.1 chromosome 7, whole genome shotgun sequence genomic DNA includes:
- a CDS encoding MFS domain-containing protein, which gives rise to MVWSEAFGRLAFAKKHDRTPEERAFVRRLDLFLMTFGCISQVIKFLDQTNITSAYVSGMKEDLELFGNELNFFTTYFNIGYCIMLIPSQIILTYVRPSIWLSTLEIAWGVITGLIAIVHNEKQIYALRFVLGLLESSAWPGMITLLMLWYTPSELAKRMGFYHSARAVGGMMSGALQVAILNTLDGHSGLPGWRWLFIINAIMTVVLGFFGYVMLPDTPNKPNPWAKWWFNDTHAQIAMKRLERHGRSESKKITWAASKRAARMWITYYIPAYWVVSGMSAGALGYFNVFLRSLMDSQGQPAWTKTQVNAIPIGGGAIQVVFIWFWCILSDLLQVRWQLIVTQSAIGLIPAIIMTIWTRNPDSVPLSAAYASYFMTYMVQASGLILLAWFTDMFPGEPEARALIVGISVVAIYAVDAGSQVSVWPATQAPYYKTGWVVMLSMWTAGIILIVTLHFIDKRYVTPKRIATSEPIQTVEYENDSAGSDKNEKRVQVSSLA